In the bacterium SCSIO 12741 genome, CCATTGCTACCATTCTTACCATGATCAAAAAACTGGATCAAAGCGCCTAAGTAATTAAGGAGGATGGAAACCTGCCAGAATTGCGGAGCTGAAAACCCGGGTAGATACTGTTCGGTATGTGGCCAAAAGGTCCTTCCCAGAATCACCTTGAAGTATATCATAGATAATACTTCGGGGCATATTCTGAGTTATGACAACAGTTTTTTACATACCGTTTTTGCTCTCATTATTCGGCCAGGCGTTGTTTTGACAGAGTTTATGGAGGGCAAACGAGCCCACTATTTTGAGCCCTTCAAATTTCTCCTGCTTACGATCACCCTTACTTCTATTGCCTTTATAGGATTACCGGGAATGGACAGTATTTGGGACATACAAGCGCAACAGGCCGGTCCTTCGATTAATATTAATGGCAACGAGGCTGGAAAGCTGTTTCAAAAAATGTTGA is a window encoding:
- a CDS encoding DUF3667 domain-containing protein, coding for METCQNCGAENPGRYCSVCGQKVLPRITLKYIIDNTSGHILSYDNSFLHTVFALIIRPGVVLTEFMEGKRAHYFEPFKFLLLTITLTSIAFIGLPGMDSIWDIQAQQAGPSININGNEAGKLFQKMLRQYFTIFLFLTIPTGAIINSLLFRKLKYNLAEHLVVITYITGITNLINIPMYLLTFLDRKIFMITAIVWSTFPYIYSLWYYIKVYKENVFVSLIKIILASTINLIIYAFTLGGMFLLYYKFFK